A stretch of the Arachis stenosperma cultivar V10309 chromosome 6, arast.V10309.gnm1.PFL2, whole genome shotgun sequence genome encodes the following:
- the LOC130935169 gene encoding RNA demethylase ALKBH10B-like, whose amino-acid sequence MAAVTAAVPRTDPPMVVSDSFAKDAILAWFRGEFAAANAIIDALCSHLAAAASSSDEYDAVFAAIHRRRLNWIPVIQMQKYHSIADVTLELRKVTEKKTATAEEVEAESNGGGDGEKGKVEEEVTESVGNGEGEGEAQQSHEEYESPESEITDSGSQEMHPSLTNISICSNHEECEGRSSLIKLTKGFQAKESVKGHMVNVVKGLKLYEAIFNDSEICKLTDFVNEIHVAGQKGELSGETFILFNKQMKGNKRELIQLGVPIFGQINDAKSNIEPIPALLHGVIDHLIQWKLIPEYKRPNGCIINFFEEGEFSQPFLKPPHLDQPISTLLLSDSTMAFGRILMSENDGNYKGPLMLSLKKGSLLVMRGNSADMARHVMCPSPNRRISITFFRVRPDSNQYQSLTPTVTNAMTLWQPGIASPYAVPNGAVSSYETVDMMPKWGILHAPMVMLTNPVHPMAMNPGKLPGGAGTGVFLPWKVASRKPARHLPPRAQKGRLALSSPTNSHMGESTSEPSITVGG is encoded by the exons ATGGCGGCTGTAACTGCTGCTGTTCCTCGTACCGATCCGCCAATGGTCGTGTCGGATTCCTTCGCCAAGGACGCCATACTCGCCTGGTTCCGCGGCGAATTCGCTGCTGCAAATGCAATCATCGACGCCCTCTGCTCTCACCTCGCCGCCGCAGCCTCATCCTCCGACGAGTACGACGCCGTGTTCGCTGCCATACACCGCCGCAGGCTCAACTGGATTCCCGTCATCCAGATGCAGAAGTACCACTCCATTGCTGACGTGACTCTCGAGCTCCGCAAGGTCACCGAAAAGAAGACGGCGACGGCGGAGGAGGTGGAGGCGGAGAGTAATGGCGGCGGAGACGGTGAGAAGGGGAAAGTGGAGGAGGAAGTGACGGAGAGTGTTGGAAATGGCGAAGGCGAAGGCGAAGCTCAACAGAGTCATGAGGAGTATGAATCTCCAGAGAGCGAGATTACTGATTCAG GATCTCAAGAAATGCACCCCAGTTTGACAAACATTAGCATATGTTCCAATCACGAAGAATGTGAGGGACGCTCATCACTGATAAAGTTGACAAAAGGTTTCCAAGCAAAGGAGTCAGTGAAGGGCCATATG GTTAATGTTGTGAAAGGATTGAAGTTATATGAAGCCATTTTCAATGACTCAGAAATCTGTAAGCTGACTGATTTTGTAAACGAGATCCATGTGGCTGGCCAGAAAGGGGAACTCTCTG GTGAAACTTTCATACTATTCAACAAGCAGATGAAGGGGAACAAGAGAGAGCTGATTCAGCTAGGTGTTCCGATATTCGGGCAGATAAATGATGCAAAGA GCAACATAGAACCGATTCCAGCACTTCTTCATGGTGTCATTGATCACCTTATACAATGGAAGTTAATTCCAGAGTATAAAAGGCCAAATGGTTGTATCATTAACTTCTTTGAGGAG GGGGAATTTTCTCAGCCATTCCTGAAACCACCTCATCTGGACCAGCCTATATCAACCCTTCTTCTCTCTGATTCAACTATGGCTTTTGGACGTATACTAATGAGTGAAAATGATGGGAACTACAAGGGGCCACTCATGCTCTCATTGAAGAAGGG GTCTCTTTTAGTGATGAGAGGAAATAGTGCAGACATGGCAAGACACGTAATGTGTCCATCACCGAACAGAAGGATTAGCATCACCTTCTTTAGAGTGAGGCCAGACTCCAATCAATACCAGTCACTAACTCCTACCGTGACAAACGCAATGACTCTTTGGCAACCCGGCATTGCTAGCCCATATGCTGTGCCAAATGGAGCTGTAAGCAGCTATGAGACTGTGGACATGATGCCCAAATGGGGAATACTTCATGCTCCAATGGTCATGCTAACAAATCCTGTACACCCTATGGCAATGAACCCTGGCAAACTTCCTGGTGGTGCTGGGACTGGGGTTTTCTTGCCTTGGAAGGTAGCATCCAGGAAACCTGCAAGGCATCTCCCACCTCGAGCCCAAAAGGGACGCCTGGCATTATCATCGCCAACCAATTCACATATGGGAGAATCAACTTCTGAACCCAGCATTACAGTTGGAGGTTAA
- the LOC130933766 gene encoding protein ALP1-like yields MENIFFDDFPLFQIWNPITVEHQEHRLVVSTGNQGLIYTVESQEYLLTVLKEKWKRDKQLYTITMLCYTVHMLYLLKVMAKKVEKPIRDHIIGREQIRTTLLQQLRETNRCRDILRMGPHAFLELCTKLRTTGHVKDTIHVTVEEQVARFLYIIAHNVKNRTISFFFHRSGETISRNFHAVLRAVISLEEEFLQQPSGTTIPSEILHSNRFYPYFKDCIGAIDGTHVRVKVPIADQPRFRGRKEWPTQNVLAACGFDMKFTYALAGWEGTASDSKVLKSALSRDDRLKIPRGKFYLGDAGFMLKHALITPYRGVRYHLKEFAGREPENAYELFNLRHSSLRNVIERSFGVLKKRFAIIAGGTEPYYDIEVMVDIVLACIILHNFLMGVDPDQHLISQVDRELQNNNPEATNEKREEVNEDYRRGAALRDNMAAQMWADYQMER; encoded by the exons ATGGAAAATATTTTCTTTGATGATTTTCCATTATTCCAAATATGGAATCCTATTACAGTTGAACATCAAGAGCATAGATTAGTTGTTTCCACAGGTAACCAGGGACTTATATATACTGTTGAGAGTCAAGAATATTTATTAACTGTTCtcaaagaaaaatggaagaggGATAAGCAACTTTATACAATAACAATGCTGTGTTATACTGTACACATGTTATACTTACTGAAAGTGATGGCCAAGAAAGTTGAGAAACCCATAAGAGATCACATTATTGGGAGAGAACAGATTCGAACCACTCTGTTACAACAGTTGCGCGAAACTAATAGGTGTCGTGATATTTTACGAATGGGCCCACATGCCTTTCTAGAGTTATGCACAAAATTAAGGACAACTGGTCATGTCAAAGATACTATACATGTCACAGTTGAGGAGCAAGTAGCTAGATTCTTATACATTATAGCTCATAATGTTAAAAATAGAaccatttcatttttcttccaCCGGTCTGGAGAGACAATCAGTCGTAATTTTCATGCTGTTCTAAGAGCTGTAATATCACTTGAAGAAGAGTTTCTTCAGCAACCTTCCGGAACAACCATTCCTTCAGAGATTCTTCATAGCAATAGATTTTATCCATATTTTAAG GACTGTATTGGAGCCATTGATGGTACACATGTCAGAGTCAAGGTTCCAATAGCTGATCAACCTAGATTTCGTGGTAGAAAAGAATGGCCAACTCAGAATGTACTTGCTGCGTGTGGCTTTGATATGAAATTTACATATGCTTTAGCAGGATGGGAAGGCACCGCATCTGACTCTAAAGTTCTTAAAAGTGCACTATCAAGGGATGATAGGCTCAAAATTCCAAGAG gaAAGTTTTATCTTGGGGATGCTGGATTCATGCTTAAACATGCTCTAATAACTCCATATCGAGGTGTAAGATACCATTTAAAGGAGTTTGCTGGACGTGAacctgaaaatgcatatgaattATTTAACCTCCGTCATTCTTCGTTACGAAATGTGATCGAACGATCATTTGgagttttgaaaaaaagatttgcaaTTATAGCAGGTGGTACAGAACCATATTATGACATAGAGGTTATGGTTGACATTGTCCTAGCATGCATTATACTCCACAACTTTTTGATGGGTGTGGATCCTGACCAACACTTAATTTCTCAAGTTGATCGAGAATTACAAAATAATAATCCAGAAGCCACTAatgagaaaagagaagaagtaAATGAAGATTACAGGCGAGGTGCAGCGCTTAGAGATAACATGGCGGCTCAAATGTGGGCTGATTATCAAATGGAAAGATGA